TAAAATATCCTCAATACTGAGTTTCTTTAAAACTTCTCTTAAAGGTTCTGCATTTTTAAAGGTTAAATTACCAGCAAAAGATACCTTAAATCCATAATCAATAAATTTCTTAGCATATTCATACGTACCAGAATAGCAATGAAGTATTCCTCTGCTCACAAAATTGGAAGATTTAATAATATCGTAAACATCCCCATAGGCCTCTCTTATATGCAAAATAACAGGTTTGTTATATCTGCTAGCCAAATCCAACTGAATATTTAAAGTTTCAATCTGTTCCTTTTTATTGTCTGCCTTAAAATAATCAAGTCCAATCTCACCAACAGCAACAACATCTTCATTTGCCAAGATCGTCTCAAGCAATTCAAAATCATCCTTAAAAGCCTCATTTAAGGGATGAATCCCAGCTGTGAGTGAAATATTAGAATAAGCATCTAAAAGTTGCTTCCTCTCATAAAAATCACTAGGATGCAACCCAACATCAAGAAAATAAGAAAATCCATTTCTCAAACATTCATTAATAACATAATGAACATCCACAGAATTCTTCTTAAGCTCATTAAAATGTACATGAGTATCTATTAACTTTTGTAAAAAAATAGATCTTTCAAAATCAAGCTTCATAAGTCCATTTTCTTTTTAAGTTCATTAATATAGTCAATAACAGTAACATTTTTCATCCCAAGTTGTAAGAATCTTGATAAGATATCCACAGCATCTTCAATTTGCCCCAAAGCCTCGTAACACTCAGCCGCATTTACATATAATATAGAGTTTTTAGGATTTGTTTTTATCAAACTTTTAATAGCCATTATTGCATCTTCATACTGTCCCTGTTCTTTTTGAAGTAACGCAAGCCCAAGTATAGCGAACATATCAAAATCAACATCAAGAGCTTTTTTATAATAAATTTGTGAATTCTCATAATCTTTCAAGTATCGATATGCATCACCTACTCTTGTTAGAACCAAGTTATTCGTTGGATCCGTTTCAATTATTGCAAGCCAATATCTCAAGGCTTCATGATAATCTTTATTGCCTCTATAACAATCAGCAAGCCCAAAAATAGCATAAAAATTATTTGGTGAGATCTCTAAGGCTTTCCTAAAAAAATAAATGCCCTTACTAAATTCCTTTAATTTCCTATAACAATTCCCAATGGAAGTTAAAACACGAACATCAATCTTAGCCTGATTTATTTCATACATTTTAAGCCAATACTTCAAAGCTTCTTTATACTCTTTAAAATCATAATATAAATGCCCAATACCAACAAGTGCATAATCATTCTCCGGCGCAAGTTCTATTACTCTTAAATATGCTTGCCTTGATTTTTGAAAATTCCTTAACTTCCTATAAGAAGCAGCAACCCTTGTCAAAACCGTAATATTTCCAGGATCATACTTTAAATACTCTTCCCATATATCCGTAGCCTTTTTATAATCATCTAAACTACGATAACAATCTCCTAACCCAAAGAGCGCATAATTATTAGTTGAATGCCTAGAAAGGCATCTTTGATAATAAACTATAGCTTTATCAAAATTTCGTCTTTTCCTTTCAATGTCACCAAGTCCAACAAGAGCATAATTATTATCATTATCCTTTTCTAAAATATCATTAAATAATGATTCAGCTTCAGAGAGTCTTTCCTCCTTTATTAACTGATATCCCCTTTTGGATTTCTCAGTAACATCAAGAAGTTCATTGTCAGAAATTTGTGAGATATCCCCAAAATCACTTAAAAATTTCTTCTCTAACATAAATACCCCTTTTTAAACTGGTTTATTAAAGACGTAATTTATTTACTTCATATACGCTATTTAAAAAGCATATAAACCACATTCAGACTTAATAATAACAAGATATTAATAAATCTTTAATATCCAATCTTAATAATACATATTATATAAAAAACTAAAAAAAATATACTTAATTTCGCACTCTCAAGCTTATTTATTTAAATTACATATAAAGCTTATCTATATAAAATTTATGGCCAATGATAACAAAAAATTTAAAATTAGGATAAAATATTATTACCTTACTAGGAGAAAAATCAGAATGTTTTTAAACAAACTAAGTCCAATTGAAAACAAAATTAAAATACTCGAAGAGAAACTGCAGGACACAAATTTAATTAAAAATCAAAAAGAATATTCAAAAGTAGTAAAAGAATATAATTATTTAGAAAAAATTAAAGAAAAAAAAGACGAATATGAAAACATACTAAATCAAATCGATGAGAATAAAAAAATCTTTTCTGAGGAAGAAAACTTAGAAATGAAAGAACTAATAAAACAAGAATTAACTAATTTAAATTCTAAAAAAGATGAGATTGAACATAAAATTAAGGTATCGCTTTTACCCCAAGATGAGAATGATAGCAAAAATATTATTATTGAAATTAGAGCCGGAACCGGAGGCGAAGAGGCTGCACTTTTTGCCAATAATCTTTATGAAATGTACACAAAGTATGCTGAGAAGAAAAAATGGAAAACAGAGCTTATCAACTTTAATGAAACGGAACTTGGAGGGTTTAAAGAAGTTAGCCTTGAGGTAAGAGGAAAAGATGTATTTAAAAAACTAAAATATGAAAGTGGAGTCCATAGAGTTCAAAGAGTTCCAATAACAGAATCTAATGGAAGGCTCCAAACCTCAGCCGCAACCGTTGCTGTACTTCCCGAAGTTGAAGATACTGATATTGCAATCAATGAAAAAGACTTAAGAATAGATGTTTACAGATCCTCTGGTGCGGGAGGACAGCATGTTAATACAACAGATTCTGCTGTTAGAATTACGCATTTGCCTACAGGAA
The sequence above is drawn from the Candidatus Borreliella tachyglossi genome and encodes:
- a CDS encoding TatD family hydrolase, producing MKLDFERSIFLQKLIDTHVHFNELKKNSVDVHYVINECLRNGFSYFLDVGLHPSDFYERKQLLDAYSNISLTAGIHPLNEAFKDDFELLETILANEDVVAVGEIGLDYFKADNKKEQIETLNIQLDLASRYNKPVILHIREAYGDVYDIIKSSNFVSRGILHCYSGTYEYAKKFIDYGFKVSFAGNLTFKNAEPLREVLKKLSIEDILIETDSPFLAPVPLRGKINAPLFLGYICIEIAKIKSCDAESISDTLYHNFKDLFKNSIYQLSS
- a CDS encoding tetratricopeptide repeat protein; this translates as MLEKKFLSDFGDISQISDNELLDVTEKSKRGYQLIKEERLSEAESLFNDILEKDNDNNYALVGLGDIERKRRNFDKAIVYYQRCLSRHSTNNYALFGLGDCYRSLDDYKKATDIWEEYLKYDPGNITVLTRVAASYRKLRNFQKSRQAYLRVIELAPENDYALVGIGHLYYDFKEYKEALKYWLKMYEINQAKIDVRVLTSIGNCYRKLKEFSKGIYFFRKALEISPNNFYAIFGLADCYRGNKDYHEALRYWLAIIETDPTNNLVLTRVGDAYRYLKDYENSQIYYKKALDVDFDMFAILGLALLQKEQGQYEDAIMAIKSLIKTNPKNSILYVNAAECYEALGQIEDAVDILSRFLQLGMKNVTVIDYINELKKKMDL
- the prfA gene encoding peptide chain release factor 1, producing MFLNKLSPIENKIKILEEKLQDTNLIKNQKEYSKVVKEYNYLEKIKEKKDEYENILNQIDENKKIFSEEENLEMKELIKQELTNLNSKKDEIEHKIKVSLLPQDENDSKNIIIEIRAGTGGEEAALFANNLYEMYTKYAEKKKWKTELINFNETELGGFKEVSLEVRGKDVFKKLKYESGVHRVQRVPITESNGRLQTSAATVAVLPEVEDTDIAINEKDLRIDVYRSSGAGGQHVNTTDSAVRITHLPTGIVVQCQNERSQHKNKDQAMKILRARLYEFEDIKKQEQRSSDRKQQVGSGDRSERIRTYNFPQNRVTDHRANISLYKLEEIMQGDLDPLLDTLALEFQERALKNNPI